In Primulina eburnea isolate SZY01 chromosome 14, ASM2296580v1, whole genome shotgun sequence, the following proteins share a genomic window:
- the LOC140811473 gene encoding DNA damage-binding protein 1 isoform X2 — MSVWNYVVTAHKPTNVTHSCVGNFTAPHELNLIVAKCTRIEIHLLTPQGLQPMLDVPIYGRIATLELFRPHGETQDLLFIATERYKFCVLQWESEAAEVITRAMGDVSDRIGRPTDNGQIGVIDPDCRLIGLHLYDGLFKVIPFDNKGQLKEAFNIRLEELQVLDIKFLYGCAKPTIVVLYQDNKDARHVKTYEVTLKDKDFVEGPWSQNNLDNGADLLIPVPPPLCGVLIIGEETIVYCSASAFKAIPITPSITRSYGRVDTDGSRYLLGDHNGLLHLLVITHEKEKVTGLKIELLGETSVASSISYLDNAVVFVGSSYGDSQLIKLNLHPDAKGSYVEVLERYVNLGPIVDFCVVDLEGQGQGQVVTCSGAYKDGSLRIVRNGIGINEQASVELQGIKGMWSLCSATDDPFDTFLVVSFISETRILAMNIEDELEETEIEGFYSNTQTLFCHDAIYDQIVQATSISVRLVSSTSRELRHEWFAPAEHSINVATANSTQVLLALGGGHLIYLEIGDGVLTEVKHTQLEYDISCLDINPIGDNPNYSHLAVVGMWTDISVRIFSLPDMNLVTKEPLGGEIIPRSVLVCTFEGMSYLLCALGDGHLLNFVLNTSTGELTDRKKVSLGTQPITLRTFSSKNATHVFAASDRPTVIYSSNKKLLYSNVNLKEVSLMCPFNSAAFPDSLAIAKEGELTIGTIDDIQKLHIRSIPLREHARRICHQEQTRTFAICSLKHNQSSAEDFEIHFIRLLDDQTFDFISTYQLDQFECGCSILSCSFSDDSNVYYCVGTAYVLPEENEPSKGRILVFAVEDGKLQLIAEKETKGAVYSLNAFNGKLLAAINQKIQLYKWMLRDDGSRELQSECGHHGHILALYVQTRGDFIVVGDLMKSISLLIYKSLFSARGGCH, encoded by the exons ATGAGTGTTTGGAATTACGTGGTGACGGCTCACAAACCGACGAACGTAACTCATTCATGCGTTGGCAATTTTACTGCCCCTCATGAGCTCAATCTCATTGTTGC GAAATGCACTCGAATAGAGATCCATTTACTTACTCCTCAAGGTCTACAG CCTATGTTGGATGTTCCAATATATGGAAGAATTGCGACCCTTGAGCTTTTCCGTCCACAT GGAGAGACTCAAGATCTCCTTTTCATCGCTACAGAAAGATATAAATTCTGCGTTTTACAATGGGAGTCTGAGGCTGCAGAGGTTATTACAAG AGCAATGGGAGATGTTTCTGATCGAATAGGTCGTCCTACTGACAATGGGCAG ATTGGTGTAATTGATCCAGATTGCAGATTGATTGGACTTCATCTATATGACGGCTTGTTCAAA gTCATTCCATTTGATAACAAAGGCCAGCTCAAGGAAGCATTCAATATTAG GCTCGAGGAACTTCAGGTTTTGGATATCAAATTTTTATATGGATGCGCCAAGCCAACTATTGTTGTACTTTACCAG GATAACAAGGATGCCCGTCATGTGAAAACATACGAGGTGACTTTGAAGGACAAAGATTTTGTCGAGGGGCCATGGTCTCAGAATAATCTTGATAACGGTGCAGATTTGTTAATACCAGTGCCACCTCCTCTCTGTGGTGTTCTAATTATCGGTGAAGAAACTATCGTTTATTGCAGTGCCTCAGCTTTCAAAGCAATCCCCATTACTCCT TCGATCACAAGATCTTATGGGAGAGTTGACACCGACGGTTCCCGCTACTTACTAGGGGATCACAATGGACTTCTGCACCTACTTGTCATAACCCATGAAAAGGAAAA AGTGACAGGACTCAAAATTGAGCTCCTGGGTGAGACATCTGTTGCATCATCAATTTCCTATCTTGATAATGCAGTTGTTTTTGTTGGCTCAAGTTATGGAGATTCACAG CTCATAAAGCTTAATCTTCACCCGGATGCGAAAGGTTCTTATGTTGAAGTTCTCGAAAGGTATGTCAATTTGGGGCCAATTGTCGACTTTTGCGTGGTTGACTTAGAGGGGCAAGGTCAAGGTCAGGTTGTTACTTGCTCGGGAGCTTACAAAGATGGTTCTCTCAGGATCGTACGTAATGGAATTGGAATAAATGAGCAG GCATCTGTAGAGCTTCAAGGAATCAAAGGGATGTGGTCATTATGTTCAGCTACTGATGATCCATTTGATACTTTTTTGGTGGTTAGCTTCATCAGTGAGACACGTATATTGGCAATGAACATTGAGGATGAATTGGAGGAAACTGAGATAGAAGGCTTTTATTCAAATACCCAGACTTTATTTTGTCATGATGCTATATATGACCAAATTGTGCAG GCTACTTCAATATCAGTCAGATTGGTCAGTTCTACCTCTAGAGAACTCCGACATGAATGGTTTGCTCCAGCAGAGCACTCAATCAATGTTGCCACGGCCAACTCCACTCAG GTTTTATTGGCTCTTGGTGGTGGCCATTTGATCTACTTGGAAATTGGTGATGGAGTGTTGACAGAAGTAAAACATACTCAGTTAGAGTATGACATCTCATGCCTTGATATAAATCCAATTGGTGATAATCCAAATTATAGTCACCTAGCAGTAGTGGGTATGTGGACTGATATAAGCGTCCGGATATTTTCACTTCCTGATATGAACCTGGTTACGAAAGAACCTTTGGGAGGGGAGATAATTCCTCGTTCTGTACTAGTATGTACTTTTGAAGGG ATGTCTTACTTGTTGTGTGCTCTTGGGGATGGACATCTCTTGAATTTTGTGTTAAACACTAGCACCGGGGAGCTGACGGACAGGAAAAAAGTATCTTTGGGGACACAGCCCATTACGCTTCGGACTTTCTCCTCAAAGAATGCTACACATGTTTTTGCTGCTTCTGATAGACCGACTGTCATTTACAGCAGTAACAAGAAATTGCTTTACAGTAATGTAAATCTGAAAGAAGTCAGTCTTATGTGCCCCTTCAACTCTGCTGCTTTCCCCGACAG CCTTGCAATTGCTAAAGAAGGTGAACTCACAATTGGCACCATCGACGACATTCAAAAGCTTCACATACGCTCTATTCCACTTAGGGAGCATGCACGACGGATATGCCATCAGGAACAGACTCGTACCTTTGCAATATGCAGTTTAAAACATAACCAGTCAAGTGCAGAAGATTTTGAAATTCACTTCATCCGTTTGTTGGATGACCAGACTTTTGATTTCATTTCTACTTATCAACTCGATCAGTTTGAATGTGGTTGCTCCATTCTCAGCTGCTCGTTTTCTGATGACAGTAATGTATATTACTGTGTCGGGACTGCATATGTCTTGCCAGAAGAGAATGAACCTTCAAAA GgccggatacttgtttttgctGTAGAAGATGGAAAACTACAGCTAATTGCTGAAAAAGAAACTAAAGGGGCTGTTTACTCTCTTAATGCCTTCAATGGGAAGCTTCTAGCTGCCATTAATCAGAAGATTCAGTTGTACAAGTGGATGCTTCGTGATGATGGTTCTCGTGAGTTGCAATCTGAATGTGGACATCATGGACACATACTTGCTCTTTATGTACAAACCAGAGGagattttattgttgtaggtgacCTGatgaaatcaatctctctgcTGATTTACAAG TCTCTGTTTTCAGCACGAGGAGGGTGCCATTGA
- the LOC140811473 gene encoding DNA damage-binding protein 1 isoform X1: protein MSVWNYVVTAHKPTNVTHSCVGNFTAPHELNLIVAKCTRIEIHLLTPQGLQPMLDVPIYGRIATLELFRPHGETQDLLFIATERYKFCVLQWESEAAEVITRAMGDVSDRIGRPTDNGQIGVIDPDCRLIGLHLYDGLFKVIPFDNKGQLKEAFNIRLEELQVLDIKFLYGCAKPTIVVLYQDNKDARHVKTYEVTLKDKDFVEGPWSQNNLDNGADLLIPVPPPLCGVLIIGEETIVYCSASAFKAIPITPSITRSYGRVDTDGSRYLLGDHNGLLHLLVITHEKEKVTGLKIELLGETSVASSISYLDNAVVFVGSSYGDSQLIKLNLHPDAKGSYVEVLERYVNLGPIVDFCVVDLEGQGQGQVVTCSGAYKDGSLRIVRNGIGINEQASVELQGIKGMWSLCSATDDPFDTFLVVSFISETRILAMNIEDELEETEIEGFYSNTQTLFCHDAIYDQIVQATSISVRLVSSTSRELRHEWFAPAEHSINVATANSTQVLLALGGGHLIYLEIGDGVLTEVKHTQLEYDISCLDINPIGDNPNYSHLAVVGMWTDISVRIFSLPDMNLVTKEPLGGEIIPRSVLVCTFEGMSYLLCALGDGHLLNFVLNTSTGELTDRKKVSLGTQPITLRTFSSKNATHVFAASDRPTVIYSSNKKLLYSNVNLKEVSLMCPFNSAAFPDSLAIAKEGELTIGTIDDIQKLHIRSIPLREHARRICHQEQTRTFAICSLKHNQSSAEDFEIHFIRLLDDQTFDFISTYQLDQFECGCSILSCSFSDDSNVYYCVGTAYVLPEENEPSKGRILVFAVEDGKLQLIAEKETKGAVYSLNAFNGKLLAAINQKIQLYKWMLRDDGSRELQSECGHHGHILALYVQTRGDFIVVGDLMKSISLLIYKHEEGAIEERARDYNANWMSAVEILDDEIYLGAENNFNLFTVRKNSEGATDEERGRLEVVGEYHLGEFVNRFRHGSLVMRLPDSDIGQIPTVIFGSVNGVIGVIASLPHDQFVFLEKLQTHLRKVIKGVGGLSHEQWRSFYNEKKTVDSKNFLDGDLIESFLDLGRNRMEEISKAMSIPVEELMKRVEELTRLH, encoded by the exons ATGAGTGTTTGGAATTACGTGGTGACGGCTCACAAACCGACGAACGTAACTCATTCATGCGTTGGCAATTTTACTGCCCCTCATGAGCTCAATCTCATTGTTGC GAAATGCACTCGAATAGAGATCCATTTACTTACTCCTCAAGGTCTACAG CCTATGTTGGATGTTCCAATATATGGAAGAATTGCGACCCTTGAGCTTTTCCGTCCACAT GGAGAGACTCAAGATCTCCTTTTCATCGCTACAGAAAGATATAAATTCTGCGTTTTACAATGGGAGTCTGAGGCTGCAGAGGTTATTACAAG AGCAATGGGAGATGTTTCTGATCGAATAGGTCGTCCTACTGACAATGGGCAG ATTGGTGTAATTGATCCAGATTGCAGATTGATTGGACTTCATCTATATGACGGCTTGTTCAAA gTCATTCCATTTGATAACAAAGGCCAGCTCAAGGAAGCATTCAATATTAG GCTCGAGGAACTTCAGGTTTTGGATATCAAATTTTTATATGGATGCGCCAAGCCAACTATTGTTGTACTTTACCAG GATAACAAGGATGCCCGTCATGTGAAAACATACGAGGTGACTTTGAAGGACAAAGATTTTGTCGAGGGGCCATGGTCTCAGAATAATCTTGATAACGGTGCAGATTTGTTAATACCAGTGCCACCTCCTCTCTGTGGTGTTCTAATTATCGGTGAAGAAACTATCGTTTATTGCAGTGCCTCAGCTTTCAAAGCAATCCCCATTACTCCT TCGATCACAAGATCTTATGGGAGAGTTGACACCGACGGTTCCCGCTACTTACTAGGGGATCACAATGGACTTCTGCACCTACTTGTCATAACCCATGAAAAGGAAAA AGTGACAGGACTCAAAATTGAGCTCCTGGGTGAGACATCTGTTGCATCATCAATTTCCTATCTTGATAATGCAGTTGTTTTTGTTGGCTCAAGTTATGGAGATTCACAG CTCATAAAGCTTAATCTTCACCCGGATGCGAAAGGTTCTTATGTTGAAGTTCTCGAAAGGTATGTCAATTTGGGGCCAATTGTCGACTTTTGCGTGGTTGACTTAGAGGGGCAAGGTCAAGGTCAGGTTGTTACTTGCTCGGGAGCTTACAAAGATGGTTCTCTCAGGATCGTACGTAATGGAATTGGAATAAATGAGCAG GCATCTGTAGAGCTTCAAGGAATCAAAGGGATGTGGTCATTATGTTCAGCTACTGATGATCCATTTGATACTTTTTTGGTGGTTAGCTTCATCAGTGAGACACGTATATTGGCAATGAACATTGAGGATGAATTGGAGGAAACTGAGATAGAAGGCTTTTATTCAAATACCCAGACTTTATTTTGTCATGATGCTATATATGACCAAATTGTGCAG GCTACTTCAATATCAGTCAGATTGGTCAGTTCTACCTCTAGAGAACTCCGACATGAATGGTTTGCTCCAGCAGAGCACTCAATCAATGTTGCCACGGCCAACTCCACTCAG GTTTTATTGGCTCTTGGTGGTGGCCATTTGATCTACTTGGAAATTGGTGATGGAGTGTTGACAGAAGTAAAACATACTCAGTTAGAGTATGACATCTCATGCCTTGATATAAATCCAATTGGTGATAATCCAAATTATAGTCACCTAGCAGTAGTGGGTATGTGGACTGATATAAGCGTCCGGATATTTTCACTTCCTGATATGAACCTGGTTACGAAAGAACCTTTGGGAGGGGAGATAATTCCTCGTTCTGTACTAGTATGTACTTTTGAAGGG ATGTCTTACTTGTTGTGTGCTCTTGGGGATGGACATCTCTTGAATTTTGTGTTAAACACTAGCACCGGGGAGCTGACGGACAGGAAAAAAGTATCTTTGGGGACACAGCCCATTACGCTTCGGACTTTCTCCTCAAAGAATGCTACACATGTTTTTGCTGCTTCTGATAGACCGACTGTCATTTACAGCAGTAACAAGAAATTGCTTTACAGTAATGTAAATCTGAAAGAAGTCAGTCTTATGTGCCCCTTCAACTCTGCTGCTTTCCCCGACAG CCTTGCAATTGCTAAAGAAGGTGAACTCACAATTGGCACCATCGACGACATTCAAAAGCTTCACATACGCTCTATTCCACTTAGGGAGCATGCACGACGGATATGCCATCAGGAACAGACTCGTACCTTTGCAATATGCAGTTTAAAACATAACCAGTCAAGTGCAGAAGATTTTGAAATTCACTTCATCCGTTTGTTGGATGACCAGACTTTTGATTTCATTTCTACTTATCAACTCGATCAGTTTGAATGTGGTTGCTCCATTCTCAGCTGCTCGTTTTCTGATGACAGTAATGTATATTACTGTGTCGGGACTGCATATGTCTTGCCAGAAGAGAATGAACCTTCAAAA GgccggatacttgtttttgctGTAGAAGATGGAAAACTACAGCTAATTGCTGAAAAAGAAACTAAAGGGGCTGTTTACTCTCTTAATGCCTTCAATGGGAAGCTTCTAGCTGCCATTAATCAGAAGATTCAGTTGTACAAGTGGATGCTTCGTGATGATGGTTCTCGTGAGTTGCAATCTGAATGTGGACATCATGGACACATACTTGCTCTTTATGTACAAACCAGAGGagattttattgttgtaggtgacCTGatgaaatcaatctctctgcTGATTTACAAG CACGAGGAGGGTGCCATTGAGGAGCGAGCCCGTGACTACAATGCAAACTGGATGTCAGCAGTGGAGATACTAGATGATGAAATATACCTAGGtgctgaaaataattttaaccTCTTTACCGTCCGCAAAAACAGTGAAGGAGCTACTGATGAGGAGCGGGGACGCCTTGAGGTTGTTGGTGAATACCACCTAGGTGAATTTGTCAATCGGTTTCGTCATGGTTCTCTCGTCATGCGACTGCCAGATTCCGACATTGGCCAGATTCCGACTGTCATTTTTGGATCTGTCAACGGAGTCATTGGGGTCATCGCTTCCCTCCCTCATGATCAATTTGTCTTCCTGGAGAAGTTGCAGACGCACCTTAGGAAAGTGATCAAGGGTGTGGGAGGATTAAGTCATGAGCAATGGAGGTCATTCTACAACGAGAAGAAGACTGTCGATTCTAAAAATTTTTTGGACGGAGATCTAATCGAGTCATTCCTTGATCTTGGTCGGAATCGGATGGAAGAGATTTCGAAAGCAATGAGTATTCCGGTGGAGGAACTAATGAAGAGAGTTGAAGAATTGACTAGGTTACACTAA